The following proteins are encoded in a genomic region of Bombus pyrosoma isolate SC7728 linkage group LG1, ASM1482585v1, whole genome shotgun sequence:
- the LOC122567276 gene encoding lysophosphatidylserine lipase ABHD12 isoform X4 — protein sequence MVYWLPKKRFKKRYLFWIMKVSIITYLIIFGLLPIIFHYSYTIQKKILFLNFVQWPLNVDFSKPELVGMKGTRNFYLQTDQQVKIGLWQILPQSLLNDSIITTDDDYETMLKNAKRPIFLYMHGNSGNRASNHRLELYKLFQSLDYHVVCFDYRGYGDSEEAELSEIGVVSDSKYVLEWLLKIVNGTAPVFVWGHSLGTGVSVHVLSLLATEKVQPAGLFLESPFNNIADELSEHPLSQIFKHLPWFHWVIVEPFYNNYLRFESDKHIEKIQCPIMILHAEDDNIVPFALGEKLFKAAINYHGNNTDRVQMTRIDATHGFGHKYICRYKNLPNIIKSFVHEARKNQTD from the exons atggTATATTGGCTACCaaagaaacgttttaaaaaGAG atatttattttgGATCATGAAAGTATCAATAATAACatatcttattatatttgGGCTTCTGCCTATTATATTTCACTACTCATATACCATACAAAAgaagattctttttttaaattttg TGCAATGGCCACTTAATGTAGATTTTTCGAAACCAGAATTAGTTGGAATGAAAGGAAcaagaaacttttatttacaaacTGATCAACAAGTAAAAATAGGACTATG GCAAATATTACCTCAGTCTTTACTAAATGATTCAATTATTACAACTGATGATGATTATGAAACTATGTTAAAAAATGCTAAACGACCAATTTTCCTTTATATGCATGGTAATAGCGGTAATAGAGCAAGCAATCATCGTTTAGAATTATATAAGCTTTTCCAGAGTTTAGATTATCATGTTGTATGTTTTGATTATAGAG GTTATGGCGATAGTGAAGAAGCAGAACTTTCTGAAATAGGTGTAGTTAGTGATAGTAAATATGTACTTGAAtggttattaaaaatagtaaatggTACAGCTCCTGTTTTTGTATGGGGACATTCATTAGGAACTGG AGTTTCAGTTCATGTATTGTCATTATTAGCAACAGAAAAAGTTCAGCCTGCAGGTTTATTCTTGGAATCaccatttaataatatagcaGATGAATTAAGTGAACATCCTTTATCACAG atatttaaacatttaccaTGGTTCCATTGGGTAATTGTTGAaccattttataataattatctccGTTTTGAATCTGATAAACACATAGAAAAAATCCAATGTCCTATTATGATATTGCATGCAGAAGATGATAATATTGTTCCATTTGCTTTAGGTGAAAAG ttatttaaagCGGCAATAAATTATCATGGAAACAACACAGATCGCGTTCAGATGACAAGGATTGATGCAACACATGGTTTTggacataaatatatatgtcgttATAAAAACTTACCTAATATAATTAA atcATTTGTACACGAGGCACGTAAAAATCAGactgattaa
- the LOC122567361 gene encoding uncharacterized protein LOC122567361 isoform X1 has product MEYNSEMESFMQNDSARCREEIISPEEQSLLQLLQKGMLETSEENIAFRKEISLLLNKLNLESQSLPNDIKEGLQKLALLLRYEKLSDFDAITLNIVSERKKIEEKKRQYEEKQLALLYDDHSRKYTIFSRKLNCLQEAVNSLESIIENSQEEQADIRCNHVSLFTKLKEYQQTAEKLETDLADMQVEDLYPKKILNKYHRYLEMSGELAELNQYLSQYRDLPPNLLQAKALVEVKKKEYESLKNALLEKT; this is encoded by the exons ATGGAGTATAACAGTGAG ATGGAATCCTTTATGCAAAATGATAGTGCAAGATGTCGTGAAGAAATCATTTCGCCAGAAGAACAGTCATTACTGCAACTCTTGCAAAAAGGAATGTTAGAAACAAGTGAAGAAAATATAGCTTTCAGGAAGGAGATAtcattattattgaataaattaaacttgGAATCACAATCTTTGCCTAACGACATCAAAGAAGGATTACAAAAATTAGCCTTGCTTTTAAGATATGAAAAGCTAAGTGATTTTGATGCTATTACTCTGAATATAGTGagtgaaaggaagaaaatagaggaaaagaaaagacagtatGAAGAAAAACAGTTGGCGTTGTTATATGATGATCATTCTAgaaaatatactattttttcaaggaaacTTAATTGTTTGCAAGAGGCTGTAAATTCACTTGAAAGCATTATTGAGAATTCTCAGGAAGAGCAAGCGGATATTCGCTGTAACcatgtttcattatttacaaAGTTAAAAGAATACCAACAAACTGCAGAAAAGTTAGAAACTGACTTAGCAGATATGCAAGTAGAAGATCTTTATcccaaaaaaatattaaataaatatcataggTATTTAGAAATGTCAGGTGAATTAGCAGAACTTAATCAGTACCTTAGTCAATATAGAGATTTACCACCAAATTTACTACAAGCTAAAGCTCTAGTTGaagttaaaaaaaaggaatatgaAAGCTTAAAGAATGCACTTTTAGAGAAAACATAA
- the LOC122567276 gene encoding lysophosphatidylserine lipase ABHD12 isoform X2, with protein sequence MQTTYLLLAALLPFAVHDIWYARIYLFWIMKVSIITYLIIFGLLPIIFHYSYTIQKKILFLNFVQWPLNVDFSKPELVGMKGTRNFYLQTDQQVKIGLWQILPQSLLNDSIITTDDDYETMLKNAKRPIFLYMHGNSGNRASNHRLELYKLFQSLDYHVVCFDYRGYGDSEEAELSEIGVVSDSKYVLEWLLKIVNGTAPVFVWGHSLGTGVSVHVLSLLATEKVQPAGLFLESPFNNIADELSEHPLSQIFKHLPWFHWVIVEPFYNNYLRFESDKHIEKIQCPIMILHAEDDNIVPFALGEKLFKAAINYHGNNTDRVQMTRIDATHGFGHKYICRYKNLPNIIKSFVHEARKNQTD encoded by the exons ATGCAGACAACTTATCTACTATTAGCTGCACTGTTACCTTTCGCCGTTCATGATATTTGGTATGCAAGAAT atatttattttgGATCATGAAAGTATCAATAATAACatatcttattatatttgGGCTTCTGCCTATTATATTTCACTACTCATATACCATACAAAAgaagattctttttttaaattttg TGCAATGGCCACTTAATGTAGATTTTTCGAAACCAGAATTAGTTGGAATGAAAGGAAcaagaaacttttatttacaaacTGATCAACAAGTAAAAATAGGACTATG GCAAATATTACCTCAGTCTTTACTAAATGATTCAATTATTACAACTGATGATGATTATGAAACTATGTTAAAAAATGCTAAACGACCAATTTTCCTTTATATGCATGGTAATAGCGGTAATAGAGCAAGCAATCATCGTTTAGAATTATATAAGCTTTTCCAGAGTTTAGATTATCATGTTGTATGTTTTGATTATAGAG GTTATGGCGATAGTGAAGAAGCAGAACTTTCTGAAATAGGTGTAGTTAGTGATAGTAAATATGTACTTGAAtggttattaaaaatagtaaatggTACAGCTCCTGTTTTTGTATGGGGACATTCATTAGGAACTGG AGTTTCAGTTCATGTATTGTCATTATTAGCAACAGAAAAAGTTCAGCCTGCAGGTTTATTCTTGGAATCaccatttaataatatagcaGATGAATTAAGTGAACATCCTTTATCACAG atatttaaacatttaccaTGGTTCCATTGGGTAATTGTTGAaccattttataataattatctccGTTTTGAATCTGATAAACACATAGAAAAAATCCAATGTCCTATTATGATATTGCATGCAGAAGATGATAATATTGTTCCATTTGCTTTAGGTGAAAAG ttatttaaagCGGCAATAAATTATCATGGAAACAACACAGATCGCGTTCAGATGACAAGGATTGATGCAACACATGGTTTTggacataaatatatatgtcgttATAAAAACTTACCTAATATAATTAA atcATTTGTACACGAGGCACGTAAAAATCAGactgattaa
- the LOC122567361 gene encoding uncharacterized protein LOC122567361 isoform X2 — translation MESFMQNDSARCREEIISPEEQSLLQLLQKGMLETSEENIAFRKEISLLLNKLNLESQSLPNDIKEGLQKLALLLRYEKLSDFDAITLNIVSERKKIEEKKRQYEEKQLALLYDDHSRKYTIFSRKLNCLQEAVNSLESIIENSQEEQADIRCNHVSLFTKLKEYQQTAEKLETDLADMQVEDLYPKKILNKYHRYLEMSGELAELNQYLSQYRDLPPNLLQAKALVEVKKKEYESLKNALLEKT, via the coding sequence ATGGAATCCTTTATGCAAAATGATAGTGCAAGATGTCGTGAAGAAATCATTTCGCCAGAAGAACAGTCATTACTGCAACTCTTGCAAAAAGGAATGTTAGAAACAAGTGAAGAAAATATAGCTTTCAGGAAGGAGATAtcattattattgaataaattaaacttgGAATCACAATCTTTGCCTAACGACATCAAAGAAGGATTACAAAAATTAGCCTTGCTTTTAAGATATGAAAAGCTAAGTGATTTTGATGCTATTACTCTGAATATAGTGagtgaaaggaagaaaatagaggaaaagaaaagacagtatGAAGAAAAACAGTTGGCGTTGTTATATGATGATCATTCTAgaaaatatactattttttcaaggaaacTTAATTGTTTGCAAGAGGCTGTAAATTCACTTGAAAGCATTATTGAGAATTCTCAGGAAGAGCAAGCGGATATTCGCTGTAACcatgtttcattatttacaaAGTTAAAAGAATACCAACAAACTGCAGAAAAGTTAGAAACTGACTTAGCAGATATGCAAGTAGAAGATCTTTATcccaaaaaaatattaaataaatatcataggTATTTAGAAATGTCAGGTGAATTAGCAGAACTTAATCAGTACCTTAGTCAATATAGAGATTTACCACCAAATTTACTACAAGCTAAAGCTCTAGTTGaagttaaaaaaaaggaatatgaAAGCTTAAAGAATGCACTTTTAGAGAAAACATAA
- the LOC122567276 gene encoding lysophosphatidylserine lipase ABHD12 isoform X1: MLLTNMQTTYLLLAALLPFAVHDIWYARIYLFWIMKVSIITYLIIFGLLPIIFHYSYTIQKKILFLNFVQWPLNVDFSKPELVGMKGTRNFYLQTDQQVKIGLWQILPQSLLNDSIITTDDDYETMLKNAKRPIFLYMHGNSGNRASNHRLELYKLFQSLDYHVVCFDYRGYGDSEEAELSEIGVVSDSKYVLEWLLKIVNGTAPVFVWGHSLGTGVSVHVLSLLATEKVQPAGLFLESPFNNIADELSEHPLSQIFKHLPWFHWVIVEPFYNNYLRFESDKHIEKIQCPIMILHAEDDNIVPFALGEKLFKAAINYHGNNTDRVQMTRIDATHGFGHKYICRYKNLPNIIKSFVHEARKNQTD; encoded by the exons ATG CTACTAACAAATATGCAGACAACTTATCTACTATTAGCTGCACTGTTACCTTTCGCCGTTCATGATATTTGGTATGCAAGAAT atatttattttgGATCATGAAAGTATCAATAATAACatatcttattatatttgGGCTTCTGCCTATTATATTTCACTACTCATATACCATACAAAAgaagattctttttttaaattttg TGCAATGGCCACTTAATGTAGATTTTTCGAAACCAGAATTAGTTGGAATGAAAGGAAcaagaaacttttatttacaaacTGATCAACAAGTAAAAATAGGACTATG GCAAATATTACCTCAGTCTTTACTAAATGATTCAATTATTACAACTGATGATGATTATGAAACTATGTTAAAAAATGCTAAACGACCAATTTTCCTTTATATGCATGGTAATAGCGGTAATAGAGCAAGCAATCATCGTTTAGAATTATATAAGCTTTTCCAGAGTTTAGATTATCATGTTGTATGTTTTGATTATAGAG GTTATGGCGATAGTGAAGAAGCAGAACTTTCTGAAATAGGTGTAGTTAGTGATAGTAAATATGTACTTGAAtggttattaaaaatagtaaatggTACAGCTCCTGTTTTTGTATGGGGACATTCATTAGGAACTGG AGTTTCAGTTCATGTATTGTCATTATTAGCAACAGAAAAAGTTCAGCCTGCAGGTTTATTCTTGGAATCaccatttaataatatagcaGATGAATTAAGTGAACATCCTTTATCACAG atatttaaacatttaccaTGGTTCCATTGGGTAATTGTTGAaccattttataataattatctccGTTTTGAATCTGATAAACACATAGAAAAAATCCAATGTCCTATTATGATATTGCATGCAGAAGATGATAATATTGTTCCATTTGCTTTAGGTGAAAAG ttatttaaagCGGCAATAAATTATCATGGAAACAACACAGATCGCGTTCAGATGACAAGGATTGATGCAACACATGGTTTTggacataaatatatatgtcgttATAAAAACTTACCTAATATAATTAA atcATTTGTACACGAGGCACGTAAAAATCAGactgattaa
- the LOC122567276 gene encoding lysophosphatidylserine lipase ABHD12 isoform X3 has translation MCNNYYLNCKYMHQSPIQLIRYLFWIMKVSIITYLIIFGLLPIIFHYSYTIQKKILFLNFVQWPLNVDFSKPELVGMKGTRNFYLQTDQQVKIGLWQILPQSLLNDSIITTDDDYETMLKNAKRPIFLYMHGNSGNRASNHRLELYKLFQSLDYHVVCFDYRGYGDSEEAELSEIGVVSDSKYVLEWLLKIVNGTAPVFVWGHSLGTGVSVHVLSLLATEKVQPAGLFLESPFNNIADELSEHPLSQIFKHLPWFHWVIVEPFYNNYLRFESDKHIEKIQCPIMILHAEDDNIVPFALGEKLFKAAINYHGNNTDRVQMTRIDATHGFGHKYICRYKNLPNIIKSFVHEARKNQTD, from the exons ATgtgcaataattattatttaaattgtaaatatatgcATCAATCTCCTATACAATTAATaag atatttattttgGATCATGAAAGTATCAATAATAACatatcttattatatttgGGCTTCTGCCTATTATATTTCACTACTCATATACCATACAAAAgaagattctttttttaaattttg TGCAATGGCCACTTAATGTAGATTTTTCGAAACCAGAATTAGTTGGAATGAAAGGAAcaagaaacttttatttacaaacTGATCAACAAGTAAAAATAGGACTATG GCAAATATTACCTCAGTCTTTACTAAATGATTCAATTATTACAACTGATGATGATTATGAAACTATGTTAAAAAATGCTAAACGACCAATTTTCCTTTATATGCATGGTAATAGCGGTAATAGAGCAAGCAATCATCGTTTAGAATTATATAAGCTTTTCCAGAGTTTAGATTATCATGTTGTATGTTTTGATTATAGAG GTTATGGCGATAGTGAAGAAGCAGAACTTTCTGAAATAGGTGTAGTTAGTGATAGTAAATATGTACTTGAAtggttattaaaaatagtaaatggTACAGCTCCTGTTTTTGTATGGGGACATTCATTAGGAACTGG AGTTTCAGTTCATGTATTGTCATTATTAGCAACAGAAAAAGTTCAGCCTGCAGGTTTATTCTTGGAATCaccatttaataatatagcaGATGAATTAAGTGAACATCCTTTATCACAG atatttaaacatttaccaTGGTTCCATTGGGTAATTGTTGAaccattttataataattatctccGTTTTGAATCTGATAAACACATAGAAAAAATCCAATGTCCTATTATGATATTGCATGCAGAAGATGATAATATTGTTCCATTTGCTTTAGGTGAAAAG ttatttaaagCGGCAATAAATTATCATGGAAACAACACAGATCGCGTTCAGATGACAAGGATTGATGCAACACATGGTTTTggacataaatatatatgtcgttATAAAAACTTACCTAATATAATTAA atcATTTGTACACGAGGCACGTAAAAATCAGactgattaa